The Maylandia zebra isolate NMK-2024a linkage group LG1, Mzebra_GT3a, whole genome shotgun sequence DNA segment TAGGTTACATCAAGTGTAACAGAGAATTTGATTTGAAAGTTGAATTTTAGACCACCCACATTCAGTGTAACAATTGGTTAGTATTAAGGTGTGTCTGCCCCTATTGCTCTTATTAATAAAAGtgtcttgtgtgtgtgcatgctaaCCTGAAGCCAATGCTTCCTCTCTGCTGTCATCTTCCTTAGCAGGTTGTCGGATATTCCAGGAGGTCAGAGGCAGCGTCTCTATGTCCTGCAGACTGTTGACCTTCAACATGTCCATATGACTGCTAGTGCTCTCATATCTAGGAATGAAGCAGCTTTTACCACACTTAAACATGTCCTTGATGATTTCCTGAGTATTTAATTCATCCTTCATACTCAGAAACACAGCAATCCGCTGAGAGGACATGTACTTGGGGTGACTGAACAactgaaagaaaatgcagatgAAGAGAAAATCAAGGTTCTGAATCCTTAATCTTCCATGagtaaattaatttattaatttaattgaaaatacCCTGTAAATCTGAATGCTCAaaagaattaaataaattaactaatgtgaaattattttttaaaactcaaaaAGCTCAAGTTTATCTAACATTTTCTTACATTTGAGTTAATTCAACGTATTATTTTTGACCAACTTAACTTGTTGGGCCACTCTTTGCGACTTGCAAATAAGGACTTGCTACTATCATTTATATCATttaattttacttatttatttcacTCCTATAGCAGTAATCTTTAGAAGGTTTTTGGGTCTAAGATACACTGCCAGTAAAAAGTTTAgacacttttttctttaatttttaggactatttacattgtagattctcactaAAGTCATCAAAACAGtgaatgaacacatatggaattatgtagtaaaaacaaaagtgtgaaCGCAGATAAATGGCCTACAGAGTTGCAGAATGGGATGAGTTTCACCTTGGGTGTGTTGTCCATTACTATGAGAAAAAATCAGTCCTTGTACAACCAAGAGCTTTGTTTACATTGGCAGCAATAAGTTGGACTTGTTCCAGTGGGTGTTGGACTCCGCcgaggctgccctttgtcactgattctgttcataatttttatagacagaatttctaggtgtaGCCAAGCCAGGGCCAAGGCCAGGCTTCCGGGTATCTCCCattgggaggaggccccggagCAGACCTCCATGTCAGGTTCCACGTTTTAGCCATTTCTGGATAATGCAGCAGTTTTTCACACAGGTCCATGTAAGTTTGGATCCcccccttaataataaacaccttttattacaaactgcattttgtgtttgtttgttgcaCAGTGTATTGCTAgataaaggtccagctgctgaatTTTCAGACAGAGAAAGGAGTGAAGGATGTAACGTAAAGACTTCTCAGTGACACTTGATAAACTACCAATTTATCAAGTGTACCAATTAAAATGACCTGGAAGGCCATAATTTTTAAACAGATACTCGATCCGTGTGTAGCGGCAGGTTAGCGGCTCACAGCCTGTCCACTAAGAAAATCGACTGTAGCTGACATTAGAAATGATTGTGAGCTGTTAGCATGTTCCCCACACTGAGCCACTAAAACAGATCTTTGTGTTACTCCACCTGCTAAATCTGATGACTGTtgtcattttcctgtttaggtgTGGAAGCAAAGTCACCCCCaactatttttttctattcCCTTATTGCTTGTGTCATAAATAAACGTTTCAAAATAAGTACATTCATTAGCATTAGAATTTAGATTTACATAACAGTTCTATTTTCTTAtaaacattatttttgttttacagtaaTATATGAGAAGGTCTAGCTACCAGTGCGTGAAAGTAGTTGGTGGAAGTGtcctttttaaactttcttacTTTTGTACATTTCAGAGCTTGCaccttttcacttttacttcagTAAAGACGTTGAATAAGTACTTCAGCTTTTGCTGGAATCATTTTTTAACACTAGCATctttacttctacttaagtacagcaTGTCTGTGCTTTTGCCACATCTGTATACACATGTTTTTGCATATATGTAAAAATGGCAATCTTCTTTTTCGGCGAAGTCTTTATAATACTCGCAGAAATGTTAGAATCTGGGGATGCAACATCTGAGACACACAGACTGGTTTCCATGAACATTTCCATGAACATTTCCTTACCTTCTGTGAAACGACCAGAGACTGCCGTCGTTTCTCGTCGTCCGTCACTGTGGCAACCCGTCGCTTTACTTCTTTCCTCAGGGCTTGCTTTGCTGCTCGCAATGCGGCCATTCTAACATTTAATTAAGCCAAAGGAAAAGAGATGATTTACATTGCGTTTGAGCACGTCTACTGGCAAAACCTTTGGTGCCGAGTTGTGTAACAGGCGGGATTTCGACATCTATTCTGCTTCATGCAACTGTCCCAACATTAAACACTAACAGGCTTATCAACACAAGACTGGCACTGTGACGAGTAAACGAAGTAAAATCAGGACGGCCCTGAACCGTAAAAGATCCGTAAACGTTACAGTAAAGCTGTGGTGGACACCACTACCGAACATGTTTCTTCGTTTGTATTTTAAACGTACTTCGTCCTCGTTTTTGCCACGTTGCTGCCCCCACGAGTGTTGGAACGTCATCATCACTGCGTTTTTTTATACTCACAGTTAAACAGTGACGACGTATAAGGGTGCGCGCGCATACTTCTGATGACGTAGCCACTATCGACTAGGgccgttttttttaaatgaactttatttagaacaataacaatgacaatCTCAAAGAGACAAGCCACAAATCAATCAGAACAGAATCACATCTCCTGTACACCACAATGAAATCGACAATAACTGAAAgtaaacatacatacacacacacacacatatatatacatatatatgcatatacacatgcatacatacacatCCATATTCACACATctacataataataaaataaaaagacgaATAaccaatacaaaaataaataacaataaaaaaagaatgaaaaacaagGAACAGAAATAAAGACGACAAGGGGGATCATAAAATCTCTAAAAGTGAGGTTCCATAAACAAGACACATAACTTAAATAAGGGGCTaagaaaatcagaatcagaatcagaatcagaatcagaatcagaatactttattgatccctgggggaaattattttttgttacagtgctccattttaaaccaacattaagacaagacagacaatacactaactaagaatatcAAAACTCAAAATCAAACTCTTCTAAAAATCTATGCAATTTGATTGCTTGGGGCTGACTAGGgccgtttgtttgtttgtttgtttttttgtttttttccaaaatattaaactttattaagaaaCAGTATACAGAACATGTATACAATCAGAACAAAATTAACATATGCCAGGAGGTGTAATACAAAGAATTACAAACATTCAAATAATTTGTAATTACTACAAATAGTAATAGTTTTCATAGCCTTTTTGTTGAGTGATCCACTAATCAATTTTATGTAACATAAAACATCATTAtagtaatgtttaaaattaggttttttgttactgtatttgcatttgtgaaaataaaatttagctaAGATAACTAACAAGTTTATTATAAAGTaaacatcttcttttttttgccttcgaaagaaacaaaatacaacattttcccGTTTCACAGTAAAGTCTTTGTAGAGATGTCCAGCAATGAATCTACTGAAGTCTTTCCAAAATGTTCTAGCGTATGAACAGATCCAGAAGAGGTGTTGCAGTCTCAGGATGGCTTCCACAAAATCCACAGCTCACATTTATGTCCCTTTTGAACTTCGTCATGTAATGATTAGCAGGATAAAATTTATgcagtattttaaatgagacttcCTTCACTTTATTCGTTACCAGATACTTGTTAGGAATTGTCCATACTCTTTTCCAGTTAATGTCACTGACAAAGAAATTCCAGTAAGAGACCACATGTGGGACAGTTAGAGATTCTGTCCTGAACAAAGCACGAATATTCTTATTACTTTTGCTGTGGTTTGTTAGACAGATTCTTCCTATGTGTGAATCTAAAGGGTTGGGGAGAGAAACAGATGATATGCAAGGTTGAATACCTTTAAAAAGCATTATAATACCCGTAGGTATTGCATCAAATAATATGGCATATTCTTTGGGTGTGGCTGGAAATTTATAGGTGTTTAATACGCGCATGTTCTCGTAACAATGCAACTAACTGTTTGCTCTTCATTCAGTGAAGTGAGCATCACACGCTGCTCATATAAAACATATTCTGACAAACAGCCGCACAGCTGAGGAGCCTTTTTTTCAGAAACTTGAAGGATAACTTCCCAAAGTCTGACCTGCATCGGACCATCCGCTCAGTGTCcgtggttaccatggttactgcaGAAGCTGCTATGAATTAAACAGTTGTCCCTGAGATAACTTACCGGAGAcatgaatgtttgtttttccattacAAAAGAATTGGATGACTTGGATAACTTATAGGAGTATCAGACTCCACGTGCCATGTCCTCGGAAATCTGGACTCGTGTGGATTTTTCAAGGACAAACTGGTAAGAGTCGCACACCACTATACTGAAATAAAGaagctattactgaaatacacgtgctatattataaactatgatataaaacTTAAGGTTTAGTtataaaggacaccttcctacCTTTAGTCTTATTCATGAGCAGCATCAGTTGTCTTCTAACATCCAAGagtctgcacgatgtgtttcataggtcctaactagagatggacggtccgatactgacctaaattactggatcgaatatcggagagaaataaaaaatgtaatccgatccattaaatatcaaaaaagcacctcacaaaacttgcgacctggcgtaactcggctcacaACCGTAGCACATCGGAGCATTATGCATCaagtgatagagcggctgtggcatgcaggacctgtcacgtctggttgagcatttggagcctcgccaccaaaccggcatttcatctccaagaaagtgatcccagagagaagtaaagcaagtgtgtaagttcatctctgaatgtttgtaaagcattccagcgttaagcttatcaaccgatatatggagcgactgcctcttctctccccctccctctcctgctgctacttaaatcatgaaactgattaatgatcagctgatcggcttttctgtcgcgagtctgtctctcttgtttgttcgtgccagaaagaggaaaccagcggctgaacaacagcagcacgtttaagcttgataatctgttgttagaatttatttaatattactttctactccaggatctttttctacgtagctgacggctgtaactgtgcaggggcggatctagcaaagtttagccaggggggccgatagggcatgaacagggaaaagggggcacaaatatatacttttctttcttattctcttttaaaatgtcgagcttttaataaataattatctgaatcttacacccaaaattttaatctgatgtaaaaagTATAGAAgaccattactgtatatagtaactgttaagtctaatatacccttgtaagctatagtactttttcctttgggaaggtaccaccTGTGcattctgcaattctgttgaagaaagatgttgaatctatttaaatattgtagaaaaataattgatttctgtgcatttttttcacactgcatcaaattaaagttgattacgtcgattaagcatcatgaggtggagtgtggttccctttttttatttattttttgctgggagtttgcaaccctattagttaggttgcttactcttttaaataccagaatagggaggatggagtaggtttaagtttattagattcatcagttttgctgaactatgaaatattttcggtgcagtgtattttttgcatacaggtataacaaaATAgcattagtgttttttttaaacttgagtttgGACccatacaaaatgcagcaagatattaaaaaaacagttttattgattataaaacacactatattggattcatatcggtatctgccgatatccaaatttataatatcagtatcggacataaaaaagtggtattgtgccatctctagtcCTAACATGAGGATCCCAGAACCAAAAAATAACCCAAAGGGTTAAAAAGATTTCCACATTGATGCAGATGATGTATATGATTGTGGGActtgtataaaaaaaatgtatatgccatatttgtctgtgaaggttctcagtcatccaggtcatcgtagtcaaaggagcttgcaaagaaaagcgtctggacttctttaagctgcttgaagacatttcacctctcatcctagaagcttcttcagttctaaggtcaaatggcggaaagtcccagatttaaacccagtgggagtatccccccaaagagggacaaaaggaccccccgATGATCCTCTTTGgggtgaaaatgggtgtgggtcccaatcagccagggtttcaggtgagctcattgtgaaacctggcaccaccttatcatgcaatttcctgaggtcagatggcccaggaagtgagtgggcgttaaggcgtctgggggagggaactcaaaactggattatagatggcagacagttggtgtcgtaaaccaccctctgttcaaagatggtcgctcacagtgaacgtaaatggcttctttcactcctctttcaaaccatctgtcctctctgtccaaaatgtgaacattggcatcccatttcaccgaaacaataacatagcgcacagtgtgacgtcaaaaaaggcacACACATTTGACGCTGCGCTTGTCTGGAGGAACGGAGTTTTCGAAAATCTCCACCCTGGCAGGTGGTttcaaaaatctcagttttcagtgaccaaaaacgccatttacgtgtggactaaAGGTGCAAAAATATgggttttcaaaaatacccgggtacatGTGGATGTGTGGACAAAGCCTAAGGCttttcgtttgaaaacgcatccttttctctccgttttggcctcccaTCCACACTGAGATGGCGTTTTCACAGATGGAAAACACAGCGTTTTGAAAACACATACATTTCAAAAGGGTGCTTTCCGTggcagtgtggacagcgaaaatggagactttctaaaacgatgacgcatgatgcagtcatgtgatcaATTaaactaaggctacgttcacactgcaggcaaagcgcatcaaatccgattttttttgaccctatgccacccatatccgatcatggtatgacagtgtgaacggcacaaatccgatattttcaaatccgatttgggtcactttcgtatgtggtcctgaatccgatacatatctgatgttttagaaagcgactgctgtttgaacggtcacgtcgcattaaatccgtcttttacgtcactgacacaagacagacgccaattatcagcgccggggaagcgcccgagaagacatcgcgaacgcttcctggccatcccgtgtagatgttagtgaaactgttggaaagacaacgtgaacattttatttgtactgtataatctgcagattctgacagaaatctgcagctatcctttgaagcaccgctcctctctaaaacagcaataaggatcattattaggttatttacattattatgtaaataacaaaataacttaaagcaaaatttgggaaacgtaaagtccgaagtctttctattaagggccatcagtcaaacaatattgtttgctttgggtctaaacagagcgcgttgtgtatgacatcttcttttgcgcatgcgggccgcatcgagcgttcacactagagcacgtttgctgtcgcattttatttgtagtgtgaacaagcagacaaaaaaaattggatttgatcaaaaaatcggaattgagcattaagacctgcagtgtgaacgtagcctaagatagcggagggcattatacagcagtggttttgtttgctctcaattttgacagcctattaaagattaatatcagtctgtacatgctccaaatagcttttcttcaaattctttaactttcactcgcttttgcaactttgtacttttgtgttactcgcagcaacaactgtACCTCATTGTtattccatttaaaaaacttggtgcttttcctcaacattttgctgcGACGTTTCAAAaagccggaaagtaaataagcggcagacagaaatgaggcaggtcaaATCATCTTGGGTTTCACATATGAGCAGTACTGGAATGTCAGCGTTTTCggctgtttcaatgtggacgcacaactctgtgaaaatgactgaaaacgctactGTGGACGCGGAGCGTTTTCACACACGAAAACGcctttcaaatctatccgggctactattaaaaaccaaaacaaacaaacaaacaaataaaaaaaaacattaaaagtcaCAAAAACCTACAAGGGCACTTAACACCACACACAgtcaaacaaaatacacaaaaaagtattaaacagaaaaaagtatacAATCCTAGTAATTTGCACCCCCACAGGTGAACTGCTGCCTGAGCCAAATGTAGTTGTTGTGATATTTGATCCCAGCGCACTCCAAAAAGGAATGTAGAATAGTTCTGTGGCGACTGAAACAAGTCAAACATCGCTGTAAACAACCATCAAAACGCACGGGCAGGGGATCACGAAAGCCCGACTACTTGGGCACAACAATTATAAACCGTctcacaaaataaaactgtagACAGGAAAAGATAGCAGTTCCTTAAAGGATGGGCCCAAAACAGCGGATGCTGCAGGCGTTTCCCTCATCCTGACAcatatctttatattttgctgggCAAATTTGGTTACCAGGAACAGTAATTTCTTGACAAATGTGCAATCATACAGGTGTGGTGAAAAGTTTAGATTCACTCCTTATGGGTATGAGTGTTATGGGAATTTGGGTTTTTAATGATTTAGCtgaactgttttttgtttttttttacctgaatgGTATGATTGTACAGTATTgtatctttaatgactttaaaaagtaaGAATTGGGTGCACACGTTTTTAATTTACTGAGGAGAACAAACGGCTATATGGCAGCTGTGTCACTGACAACTGACAATCTAAATGTTCTTGCTTAACAATGACtgtaaaaaaatcaacattGATCAGAAACTTTTATTCCTCATTTATGCAAACAGATTGAAAATTGGAATTATTTCAAATATACAGTTATGTTGTTTAAAACTGTTCACTATAAATGAGTTTTTAGCTTCAGCCTAAACTGAAAATGTATACACAATCTgaagacaaataaaacaaagctcaaaatcaagatcttttttttaattttttgttttttattatttgttggtAATAATTTCATGTGGTCTTTAGTGAACAGTTCCACAAGTTCTTGTTACTCTTCTGGGCTTTTAAATAAAGTGAGTAATCTTCTTTGTAACGCCAGGTAAACTTTAGCGTACACATGAAAACATCCTAGAGAAGATATTTGGTCTCTTAAATGGTGCATTTCTTATGAAACTTTTGACAATCTCTTTGTCAACATTTCGGTGGCCAATTTTCATTAACTGCATGACAGTGTTTGGATATTTCCACTTATCCTGGAGTTCATTGTATACTGCCACGCTGACCTCTTCAATGTCCTCCAAGGAGATTTTGAGCTTTTGGGACACAATTTTAGCCCAGACTTTTTGGGCAAGCCTCTGTTTAATGGCTTCATCAGCCCCTAGAGGCAATTTCCCTGCTTCATTTGTATTGCTCATTGCGTGCATAACCAGATCTCTAGCAAAGCGTTCCACAAGTTCTCTGTACTCGTCTCGGTTTTTAGATAAAGTGAGTATTCTTTTGGGTAATGCCAGCAGATGTCTGGTGAATGTTGGGACAGTAATATCATCCTCAAGCTCTTCCTTCAGACTTGAAATCAAATCTTTTTCCTTGCACTTATGCACTTTACAAAGATTGGTGAAAATGGCTTTCGCCATACTGGGCAGCCTCTTTGGACATAGATCCAAATGTTTTCCCTCAATTTCAGGCCAGATTTTCTCAA contains these protein-coding regions:
- the mthfs gene encoding 5-formyltetrahydrofolate cyclo-ligase, producing the protein MAALRAAKQALRKEVKRRVATVTDDEKRRQSLVVSQKLFSHPKYMSSQRIAVFLSMKDELNTQEIIKDMFKCGKSCFIPRYESTSSHMDMLKVNSLQDIETLPLTSWNIRQPAKEDDSREEALASGGLDLILMPGLGFDRARNRLGRGKGFYDNYLERCKKHPKGKPYTIALAFKEQLCEKVPVDNHDVPIDEVLYEDEK